A single Vicinamibacteria bacterium DNA region contains:
- a CDS encoding beta-L-arabinofuranosidase domain-containing protein has product MRGFIAALAISVLAACGGGGVERPVSEGPIRAVPFTSVRLTDSFWAPRLVTNRTVTIPHIMRQNEETGRVDNFRKAAGRLDGTYQGRRFNDTDIYKVMEAASYALAQKPHPALDAELDELIALIEVAQEIEGVPKTGPGAGANRHRSDA; this is encoded by the coding sequence GTGAGGGGTTTCATCGCTGCTCTCGCTATCTCGGTGCTCGCCGCCTGCGGGGGCGGCGGCGTTGAAAGGCCGGTCTCGGAGGGTCCGATTCGCGCCGTTCCATTCACGAGCGTCCGCCTGACCGACTCCTTCTGGGCGCCACGGCTCGTCACGAATCGCACCGTCACCATCCCGCACATCATGCGGCAGAACGAGGAGACGGGACGGGTGGACAACTTCCGGAAGGCAGCCGGGAGGCTGGATGGGACTTATCAAGGGCGCCGCTTCAACGATACCGACATCTACAAGGTGATGGAGGCGGCTTCGTACGCGCTCGCCCAGAAGCCCCACCCGGCACTCGACGCGGAGCTCGACGAGCTCATCGCGCTCATCGAAGTAGCGCAAGAGATTGAGGGCGTTCCGAAAACAGGCCCGGGTGCAGGCGCGAATCGACATCGGTCTGACGCGTGA